The segment CTGGTAGAACAGAGCTTGTAAGAACAATATATGGACATCTAAAGAAAGATTCTGGACATATCTATCTTGAAGGTGAAGAGATAAGTATGGGATCTGCTGCTGAAGGAGTCGCTAAGGGAATAGCTTATGTTTCAGAAGATAGAAAGGGAGATGGACTTGTTTTAGGAATGAGTGTTAAAGAAAATATGACACTTTCAGCAATGAATTTTATATCATCTTTCTTTAAATTAGATAAAAAATTGGAAAGAGAATCAGTTGAAGATTATATTGATAAGTTTGAGATAAAAACTCCTACTATGGAGCAAAAAATTAAAAATCTAAGTGGTGGAAATCAACAAAAGGTTGCTATTGCAAAGGCACTTTTAACTAATCCTAAAATTCTTATTTTAGATGAACCAACTAGAGGTGTAGATGTTGGAGCTAAAAAAGAGATCTATGATGTTATAAATGAATTGAAGAAAAAGGGAATGAGTATAATTATAGTATCATCTGAAATGCCTGAAATTTTAGGGCTTAGTGATAGAATTTTAGTTATTCATAACCATAAAATAACTGGGGAATTTTTAGGAAAAGATGCAACTCAAGAGAAGATTATGAGATGTGCAGTAGGAGGAAAAAATGATTAAAAAGATATTAAAGAATAAGCCTTTGATAGGACTTATACTTTTTTCAGCAATAGTAGCAGCTATCAATCCAAGATTTTTATCAGTGGCAAATATATTAAATGTATTTAGACAATCATCTATCAATGCTGTAATAGCAATAGGAATGACATTTGTAATTCTTACTGGGGGAATAGATCTATCAGTTGGATCTATCTTAGCATTTTGTGGAGCAGTAAGTGCTGCAATGCTAAGTTCAGGAATAAATCCTGTTTTAAGTTTATTAGTTGCTCTTGTTTTAGGGCTGTTCTTTGGAATAGTAAATGGATTTTTAGTTTCAGTTATGAAGTTACAAGCATTTATAGTAACATTAGTAACAATGACTTTCTTGAGAGGGGCGACACTTGTATTTACAAATGGTAAACCTATTACTGTTAATGATGGTGGTGCATTGTTTGAAAATATAGGAGGAGGGTATCTATTTAATATACCAATTCCTATCTATATAACACTTATACTATTTGTAGTAGGACACTATATTTTAACAAATACAAGATTTGGAAGATATACCTATGCTATTGGTGGAAATGAAGAGGCAACAAAACTTTCAGGTATCAAAGTTAATAAAATAAAAATATGGATATATGGTATATCAGGAGTTCTTGCAGCATTAGCAGGAATTATTACAACATCAAGATTGTTCTCTGCTCAACCTACTGCTGGAACTGGATATGAACTTGATGCTATTGCAGCTGTTGTTTTAGGTGGAACTTCTCTAGCTGGAGGGGTTGGGAAGATCACAGGAACAGCATTGGGAGCTATAATAATAGGTGTACTTGGAAATGCTCTTAACTTACTAGATGTATCATCATACTATCAAATGATGATAAAGGCAGCTGTTATATTAATTGCGGTTTTAATAGACAAGAAGTCTAACAAATAAAAGGGAGTGGTAGATATGACAAAATTTAAAAAATTATTTGGATTGGCAGGAATATTTTTAGCATTTGCAGCATCTGCATCAGCTGAAAGAATAGGACTTGTAATTTCTACACAAAATAACCCATTCTTTGTTACATTAAAAGAGGGAGCAGAGGCTAAAGCTAAAGAGTTAGGACACGATTTAATAGTTCTTGATTCTCAAGATAACCCAGCTAAAGAGTTAGGAAACGTTGAAGATCTTTTAGTTAAAGGTGTAGATGTACTAC is part of the Fusobacterium varium genome and harbors:
- the rbsC gene encoding ribose ABC transporter permease; its protein translation is MIKKILKNKPLIGLILFSAIVAAINPRFLSVANILNVFRQSSINAVIAIGMTFVILTGGIDLSVGSILAFCGAVSAAMLSSGINPVLSLLVALVLGLFFGIVNGFLVSVMKLQAFIVTLVTMTFLRGATLVFTNGKPITVNDGGALFENIGGGYLFNIPIPIYITLILFVVGHYILTNTRFGRYTYAIGGNEEATKLSGIKVNKIKIWIYGISGVLAALAGIITTSRLFSAQPTAGTGYELDAIAAVVLGGTSLAGGVGKITGTALGAIIIGVLGNALNLLDVSSYYQMMIKAAVILIAVLIDKKSNK